One stretch of Actinopolymorpha sp. NPDC004070 DNA includes these proteins:
- a CDS encoding GNAT family N-acetyltransferase, which translates to MECRSRRLLIRDFVEADRSAVRMWREDPDVTRYLDKQAGTSPDAWFDAVRRFNAQTPRTSHDSAIVLRSSGVVIGWIGIARSFDPRAGELTVGYALDRSAWGHDYMTEALIAVLSYGFGKLGVRSISAQCYTANGASARVMEKAGMKLAGPALSADPSLGHSVRYTAERDTWRRPGRRRLGLAVAIALLALVGFPLGADPVLRALNPPAPPTDARLVPWVPRGDLADNRDFIAEATRVWRESTGQTMPGELSKIYAVWAGRIGAGRVALLQGVGKDGHSYVAQIADRGRPPALRLDRQERLGDPPPRALVINYSGVPSGPGEDAAVMRLVLAPADSTSGAGVPASQAGAGDVVPTARLRLWRRVGDKPLGRDSEWAEVRPAGDGLTTAWHHDDRRSPYGSVVVFDRPLTDGTDSVTTVAAAPEHLAVGLPPVQLENPTWGGTRRLDLAAYDDGRAVLAESAAMTVARGLDISLLAEERDGAGRMAVVELRGRQGHKVAVVAWRGRHLECVATMDVPRLVRRRAVALGCLNARSGLLVVAAVPGPGASQVVLRDARWRPVLPVAGDDGRVVRLPAGAEPLPLSCTVVSSGGGHERGPVDVMPTLTPGP; encoded by the coding sequence ATGGAGTGTCGGAGCAGGCGGCTGCTCATCCGGGACTTCGTCGAGGCCGACCGGAGCGCTGTCCGGATGTGGCGGGAGGATCCCGACGTCACGCGGTATCTCGACAAACAGGCCGGCACGAGTCCGGACGCGTGGTTCGACGCGGTGCGCCGGTTCAACGCGCAGACGCCGCGCACCTCCCACGACTCGGCGATCGTGCTGCGGTCGTCCGGCGTGGTGATCGGCTGGATCGGGATCGCCCGGTCCTTCGACCCGAGAGCCGGTGAGCTGACAGTCGGGTACGCGCTGGACCGGTCGGCCTGGGGCCACGACTACATGACCGAGGCGCTCATCGCCGTGCTGTCCTACGGCTTCGGCAAGTTGGGCGTACGCAGCATCTCCGCCCAGTGCTACACCGCCAACGGCGCGTCCGCGCGGGTGATGGAGAAGGCCGGGATGAAGCTCGCCGGCCCGGCGCTGTCGGCCGACCCGAGCCTGGGCCACAGCGTGCGGTACACCGCCGAACGCGACACCTGGCGCCGGCCCGGACGTCGCCGGCTCGGCCTGGCGGTGGCCATCGCGCTGCTCGCCCTCGTCGGCTTCCCGCTCGGAGCGGACCCGGTGCTGCGCGCCCTCAACCCGCCGGCGCCACCCACCGACGCTCGGTTGGTGCCGTGGGTCCCGCGCGGTGACCTCGCCGACAACCGGGACTTCATCGCCGAGGCCACCCGGGTGTGGCGGGAGTCGACCGGGCAGACGATGCCGGGCGAGCTGAGCAAGATCTACGCGGTGTGGGCCGGCCGGATCGGCGCGGGCCGGGTCGCGCTGCTGCAGGGCGTCGGCAAGGACGGTCACAGCTACGTCGCCCAGATCGCCGACCGCGGCCGGCCCCCGGCGCTGCGGCTCGATCGCCAGGAACGGCTGGGCGACCCGCCACCGAGGGCACTGGTGATCAACTACTCCGGAGTCCCTTCCGGGCCGGGCGAGGACGCGGCGGTGATGCGGCTGGTCCTGGCGCCCGCCGACTCCACCTCGGGCGCGGGCGTGCCCGCCTCCCAGGCCGGAGCCGGGGACGTCGTGCCGACCGCCCGCCTGCGGCTGTGGCGCCGGGTGGGGGACAAGCCGCTCGGCCGGGACTCGGAGTGGGCCGAGGTCCGGCCGGCCGGGGACGGCCTGACCACCGCCTGGCACCACGACGACCGGCGCTCGCCGTACGGCAGCGTCGTGGTCTTCGACCGGCCGCTGACCGACGGCACGGACTCGGTGACCACTGTCGCCGCCGCGCCCGAACACCTCGCCGTCGGGCTCCCGCCGGTGCAGCTGGAGAACCCGACCTGGGGAGGCACCCGGCGGCTGGATCTCGCGGCCTACGACGACGGACGGGCCGTGCTGGCGGAGTCCGCCGCGATGACCGTGGCCCGCGGCCTGGACATCTCACTGCTCGCCGAGGAGCGCGACGGAGCCGGCCGGATGGCCGTGGTCGAGCTACGCGGCCGGCAGGGCCACAAGGTCGCGGTGGTCGCCTGGCGGGGGCGTCACCTGGAGTGCGTGGCCACCATGGACGTGCCCCGGCTGGTCCGCCGGCGTGCGGTCGCGCTGGGCTGTCTCAACGCACGTTCCGGGCTGCTCGTGGTGGCGGCCGTGCCCGGCCCAGGTGCCAGTCAGGTGGTCCTGCGGGACGCCCGGTGGCGCCCGGTGCTGCCGGTCGCGGGCGATGACGGCCGGGTGGTGCGCCTGCCGGCCGGGGCCGAACCGCTCCCGCTGTCGTGCACCGTCGTCAGCTCCGGGGGCGGACACGAGCGAGGCCCGGTGGACGTCATGCCCACGCTGACACCAGGGCCGTGA
- a CDS encoding ABC transporter ATP-binding protein, with translation MLEIAGMSVHYGRIEALRDISLTVEEGEIVTLIGANGAGKTSTMRAVSGLIPLSRGSIRFNGEDITRLRADLRVRRGICQSPEGRGVFPGMTVRENLDMGCYARKDRKGIDADFERVFELFPRLKERISQQGGTLSGGEQQMVAIGRALMARPRLLLLDEPSMGLAPQFIQQIFAIITEINQQGTTVLLVEQNAQQALTRAHRGYVLETGSVTRSSAADELLADPAVKEAYLGIA, from the coding sequence CTGCTTGAGATCGCCGGCATGTCCGTCCACTATGGCCGGATCGAGGCGCTGCGCGACATCTCCCTCACCGTTGAGGAAGGCGAGATCGTCACTCTGATCGGGGCCAACGGCGCCGGCAAGACGTCCACGATGCGCGCGGTCTCCGGGCTGATTCCGCTGTCCCGCGGCAGCATCAGGTTCAACGGCGAGGACATCACCCGGCTGCGCGCCGACCTGCGGGTGCGGCGCGGGATCTGCCAGTCGCCGGAGGGGCGCGGAGTGTTCCCCGGCATGACGGTGCGGGAGAACCTCGACATGGGGTGCTACGCCCGCAAGGACCGGAAGGGCATCGACGCTGACTTCGAGCGCGTGTTCGAGTTGTTCCCTCGGCTGAAGGAACGCATCTCCCAGCAGGGCGGCACGTTGTCCGGTGGCGAGCAGCAGATGGTGGCGATCGGCCGGGCGCTGATGGCGCGGCCGCGGCTGCTGCTGCTGGACGAGCCGTCGATGGGGCTGGCCCCGCAGTTCATCCAGCAGATCTTCGCCATCATCACCGAGATCAACCAGCAGGGCACCACGGTGCTTCTGGTCGAGCAGAACGCCCAGCAGGCGCTGACCAGGGCGCACCGGGGCTACGTGCTGGAGACCGGTTCGGTCACCCGTTCCAGCGCCGCCGACGAGTTGCTCGCCGACCCGGCGGTCAAGGAGGCCTACCTCGGCATCGCCTGA
- a CDS encoding ABC transporter ATP-binding protein, which produces MSDTQPGTQPGQPGRPGQSGDPGRSTSEGSVVAGVPADPAAPPAEGLSAEVREMTEEERAAHFADVAEAVAPDRDIAVGVGETLLELRDVTLRFGGLTALDTVSFELRRGEILGLIGPNGAGKTTCFNVMTGVYRPTSGQVRLEDRPLGRLKRHRITRYGIARTFQNIRLFDEMTALENVVVGADARHRTSVVGALCRLPRHWREEREGVERAMALLEFVGIADRAADRAKNLPYGYQRRLEIARALATEPKILCLDEPAAGFNPAEKDDLMSLIRRIRDDGYTVLLIEHDMRVVMGVTDRIVVLEFGKKIADGTPAEVRDNPAVVAAYLGVPDDGAA; this is translated from the coding sequence GTGAGCGACACCCAGCCGGGGACCCAGCCCGGCCAGCCCGGCCGGCCAGGCCAGTCCGGCGACCCCGGCCGGTCCACGTCCGAGGGCTCGGTCGTGGCCGGCGTCCCGGCCGACCCGGCCGCCCCGCCCGCGGAAGGCCTGTCCGCCGAGGTCCGCGAGATGACCGAGGAGGAACGCGCAGCCCACTTCGCCGACGTGGCGGAGGCGGTCGCGCCCGACCGGGACATCGCGGTCGGAGTCGGCGAGACGCTGCTCGAACTCCGCGACGTCACCTTGCGGTTCGGTGGCCTCACGGCGCTGGACACGGTGTCGTTCGAACTGCGGCGCGGGGAGATCCTCGGTCTGATCGGGCCGAACGGCGCCGGCAAGACGACCTGCTTCAACGTGATGACCGGCGTCTACCGCCCGACCTCCGGCCAGGTCCGGCTGGAGGACCGGCCGCTGGGCCGGCTCAAGCGGCACCGGATCACCCGCTACGGCATCGCCCGTACGTTCCAGAACATCCGGTTGTTCGACGAGATGACGGCACTGGAGAACGTCGTGGTCGGCGCCGACGCCCGGCACCGCACCAGTGTGGTCGGCGCGCTGTGCCGGCTGCCGCGGCACTGGCGGGAGGAACGCGAGGGCGTCGAGCGTGCGATGGCGCTGCTGGAGTTCGTCGGCATCGCCGACCGTGCGGCCGACCGGGCCAAGAACCTCCCGTACGGCTACCAGCGCCGGCTGGAGATCGCCCGGGCGCTCGCGACCGAGCCGAAGATCCTCTGCCTGGACGAGCCGGCCGCCGGCTTCAACCCCGCCGAGAAGGACGACCTGATGTCGTTGATCCGGCGGATCCGCGACGACGGCTACACCGTCCTGCTCATCGAGCACGACATGCGCGTGGTGATGGGGGTGACCGACCGGATCGTCGTCCTCGAGTTCGGCAAGAAGATCGCCGACGGCACGCCGGCGGAAGTCCGCGACAACCCGGCCGTGGTGGCCGCCTACCTGGGGGTCCCCGACGATGGCGCTGCTTGA
- a CDS encoding branched-chain amino acid ABC transporter permease, which yields MSAGVGTQPDQGSARAPFGQRVRDWWNSRSRAEQWMITIPVVVLVYLLPMLNVFPLSTEPWTDYELALFNAARLGLIALGLNVVLGQAGLLDLGYVGFFAIGAYVAAIMTSRDSFLHNPHYSWLVVVPVAMAVTMISGVLIGTPTLRLRGDYLAIVTLGFGEMVRLLADNLDPLRGNRGFQDVGRPPGTHADGSPLFTQTDGRPWYWLTVTCIIVILLLIGNLERSRVGRAWVAIREDEDVAELMGIPTFRFKVWAFVMGAAIGGLSGVLYAGQVGFVNNQRFDVVTSILFVAAVVLGGSGNKVGVLLGALVISYLPDRFQLAPQYRFLAFGLALIILMIFRPQGLLGARQRLLARGRQAYQRLVGAPEPVSADSALTEQGKGGDL from the coding sequence ATGAGCGCCGGCGTCGGTACGCAACCGGACCAGGGCTCCGCGCGGGCGCCGTTCGGCCAGCGGGTACGCGACTGGTGGAACTCCCGCAGCCGGGCCGAGCAGTGGATGATCACCATCCCCGTGGTGGTGCTGGTCTACCTCCTCCCGATGCTGAACGTCTTCCCGCTGTCCACCGAGCCGTGGACCGACTACGAGCTCGCGTTGTTCAACGCCGCCCGGCTCGGCCTGATCGCCCTCGGCCTCAACGTCGTGCTGGGCCAGGCGGGCCTGCTCGACCTCGGCTACGTCGGCTTCTTCGCCATCGGAGCGTACGTCGCGGCGATCATGACCAGCCGGGACTCCTTCCTGCACAACCCGCACTACTCGTGGCTGGTGGTCGTCCCGGTGGCGATGGCGGTCACGATGATCTCCGGCGTGCTGATCGGCACGCCGACGCTGCGGTTACGCGGGGACTATCTCGCGATCGTCACGCTCGGGTTCGGCGAGATGGTCCGGCTGCTCGCGGACAACCTCGACCCGCTGCGCGGCAACCGCGGCTTCCAGGACGTCGGCCGCCCGCCCGGCACGCACGCCGACGGGTCGCCGTTGTTCACCCAGACCGACGGCAGACCGTGGTACTGGCTCACAGTCACGTGCATCATCGTGATCCTGCTGCTGATCGGAAACCTCGAACGCAGCCGGGTGGGACGTGCCTGGGTGGCGATCCGCGAGGACGAGGACGTCGCGGAGCTGATGGGCATCCCGACGTTCCGGTTCAAGGTGTGGGCATTCGTGATGGGCGCCGCGATCGGCGGGCTGTCCGGTGTGCTGTACGCCGGCCAGGTCGGCTTCGTCAACAACCAGCGCTTCGACGTGGTGACGTCCATTCTGTTCGTCGCCGCGGTGGTGCTCGGTGGCTCCGGCAACAAGGTGGGCGTACTCCTCGGTGCTCTGGTGATCTCCTACCTGCCCGACCGGTTCCAGCTCGCACCGCAGTACCGCTTCCTGGCGTTCGGCCTGGCACTGATCATCTTGATGATCTTCCGTCCGCAAGGCCTCCTTGGCGCTCGTCAACGGCTCCTTGCGCGGGGACGGCAGGCCTACCAGCGGCTGGTGGGAGCTCCGGAGCCGGTCTCGGCCGACAGCGCCCTCACCGAACAGGGCAAGGGAGGCGACCTGTGA
- a CDS encoding branched-chain amino acid ABC transporter permease, translating to MTYHLALTLAQTESHWIDFNVGLLKSEFWSNTVDGLAYGSIYALVAIGYTLVYGVLRLINFAHSEVFVVGAFGAYFTFVGLGYEPGPTLDSGVVPLIVNLLLAGIVAMIASGVIALVLERVAYRPLRKRNAPRLVFLITAIGASFAIQQALLIWRGGNPEPAIRLLRPQAVFEFGATRITNIQIIVFVASLLLLVVADVFVGRTRLGRGIRAVAQDPDTAALMGVNKERVIMLTFVLGGVLAGAASLFYVMQIPQGVLYNGGFLLGIKAFTAAVLGGIGNLRGALLGGLLLGVVENYGQSLFGGEWRDVVAFVLLIAILMVRPTGILGESLGKARV from the coding sequence TTGACGTATCACCTAGCGCTCACCCTCGCCCAGACCGAGAGCCACTGGATCGACTTCAACGTCGGGCTCCTCAAGAGCGAGTTCTGGTCCAACACCGTCGACGGCCTGGCGTACGGCAGCATCTACGCCCTGGTGGCGATCGGCTACACCCTCGTCTACGGCGTACTCCGCCTCATCAACTTCGCGCACTCGGAAGTGTTCGTGGTGGGCGCGTTCGGTGCCTACTTCACCTTCGTGGGACTGGGCTACGAACCCGGGCCGACCCTCGACTCCGGGGTCGTCCCGCTCATCGTCAACCTGCTGTTGGCAGGGATCGTGGCGATGATCGCTTCGGGGGTCATCGCGCTGGTTCTCGAACGCGTCGCCTACCGCCCGCTTCGCAAACGCAACGCGCCCCGGCTGGTCTTCCTGATCACTGCGATCGGCGCGTCGTTCGCCATCCAGCAGGCACTGCTGATCTGGCGGGGCGGCAACCCCGAGCCCGCGATCCGGCTGCTGCGCCCGCAGGCGGTCTTCGAGTTCGGCGCCACCAGGATCACCAACATCCAGATCATCGTGTTCGTCGCCTCGCTGCTCCTGCTGGTCGTGGCGGACGTCTTCGTCGGGCGCACCCGGCTCGGCCGCGGCATCCGCGCCGTCGCCCAGGACCCCGACACCGCGGCCCTGATGGGCGTCAACAAGGAACGCGTGATCATGTTGACGTTCGTCCTCGGTGGCGTGCTGGCCGGTGCGGCGTCGTTGTTCTACGTCATGCAGATCCCACAGGGCGTGCTGTACAACGGCGGGTTCCTGCTCGGCATCAAGGCGTTCACCGCGGCGGTGCTGGGTGGCATCGGCAACCTGCGCGGCGCGCTGCTCGGCGGCCTGCTGCTCGGCGTGGTGGAAAACTACGGCCAGTCGCTGTTCGGCGGGGAGTGGCGCGACGTCGTCGCGTTCGTTCTCCTCATCGCCATCCTGATGGTCCGCCCCACCGGCATCCTCGGTGAGTCGCTCGGGAAGGCCCGCGTATGA
- a CDS encoding branched-chain amino acid ABC transporter substrate-binding protein, with amino-acid sequence MYRTRLVRVLALTAALSLGVAGCAQNTDKTGENKQSGGGQANAPAIKADPAPQLPTDAALPAGDGKGKCGKVSIAYIGTIAGASAALGLNILNGVKLAVKEHNAANPGCQVTLKQFDSEGSPDKAPGVVTQAINDKSILGVVGLAFSGESKAVGKAFNDAGLVTVTPSATNPNLAKNGWKTFFRGLGNDAVQAPAVAAFISDQLKAKKVCVVRDDSEYGIGLADLVTKSLGDKASCQQKVKTGQKEFSAVVGAIDSQKPDAVFYSGYYPEAAPFVQQLRDDGFEGSVVAPDGVRDDEFVKNAGGSAEGVYLSCPCLPSAGFTKFTKDYKALAKRDPSTYSPEGYDATTILLKGLDKGLKTRPAMLNYVKNYQGQGLTKQFKWNADGELTQTPVWMYEVKDGKIVQLKDMSKATS; translated from the coding sequence GTGTACAGAACACGACTCGTTCGTGTGCTGGCGTTGACGGCGGCCCTGTCGCTCGGGGTCGCCGGATGCGCGCAGAACACCGACAAGACCGGTGAGAACAAACAGAGTGGGGGCGGCCAGGCCAACGCACCGGCGATCAAGGCCGACCCGGCACCGCAGCTGCCCACCGACGCCGCTCTGCCGGCCGGTGACGGCAAGGGCAAGTGCGGCAAGGTTTCCATCGCCTACATCGGCACCATCGCGGGAGCCAGCGCCGCGCTCGGCCTGAACATTCTCAACGGCGTGAAGCTCGCGGTGAAGGAGCACAACGCCGCCAACCCCGGCTGCCAGGTGACCCTAAAGCAGTTCGACTCCGAGGGCAGCCCCGACAAGGCGCCCGGCGTGGTGACGCAGGCGATCAACGACAAGTCGATCCTCGGCGTCGTCGGCCTGGCGTTCTCCGGTGAGTCCAAGGCGGTCGGCAAGGCGTTCAACGACGCCGGTCTGGTGACGGTCACCCCCTCGGCGACCAACCCCAACCTCGCCAAGAACGGCTGGAAGACGTTCTTCCGCGGGCTGGGCAACGACGCCGTGCAGGCGCCGGCCGTGGCCGCCTTCATCAGCGACCAGCTCAAGGCCAAGAAGGTCTGCGTCGTCCGGGACGACTCCGAGTACGGCATCGGCCTGGCCGACCTGGTGACCAAGTCGCTTGGCGACAAGGCCTCCTGCCAGCAGAAGGTCAAGACCGGTCAGAAGGAGTTCTCCGCCGTGGTCGGAGCGATCGACTCCCAGAAGCCGGACGCGGTGTTCTACTCCGGCTACTACCCCGAGGCCGCGCCGTTCGTGCAGCAGCTGCGTGACGACGGCTTCGAGGGCTCCGTGGTCGCACCCGACGGTGTGCGCGACGACGAGTTCGTCAAGAACGCGGGTGGTTCGGCGGAGGGTGTCTACCTCAGCTGCCCGTGCCTGCCGTCGGCCGGTTTCACGAAGTTCACCAAGGACTACAAGGCGCTGGCCAAGCGCGACCCGTCGACGTACTCCCCGGAGGGCTACGACGCCACCACCATCCTGCTCAAGGGACTGGACAAGGGGCTGAAGACCCGGCCGGCGATGCTCAACTACGTCAAGAACTACCAGGGCCAGGGCCTCACCAAGCAGTTCAAGTGGAACGCCGACGGTGAGCTCACCCAGACCCCGGTGTGGATGTACGAGGTCAAGGACGGAAAGATCGTTCAGCTGAAGGACATGAGCAAGGCCACCTCCTGA
- a CDS encoding response regulator — protein sequence MSNPTERAPRRVVVAEDEALIRLDLAEMLGEEGYDVVGQAADGEHALNLVRELRPDLVILDVKMPRLDGISVAEAIGNESICPVIILTAFSQRELVTRASEAGAMAYLVKPFTKADLVPAIEIAVSRFTERAQLESEVSSLTERLETRKLVERAKSILQQKFGLSEPDAFRWIQKTAMDKRVAMRRVAQLVVDEGDGTATDSAETGPSDPSSQ from the coding sequence GTGAGCAACCCCACCGAGCGTGCACCGCGCCGGGTCGTCGTGGCCGAGGACGAGGCACTCATCCGGCTCGATCTCGCCGAGATGCTCGGTGAGGAGGGCTACGACGTCGTGGGGCAGGCCGCCGACGGCGAGCACGCGCTCAACCTCGTGCGGGAGCTTCGGCCCGACCTCGTGATCCTGGACGTCAAGATGCCCCGGCTGGACGGCATCAGCGTCGCCGAGGCCATCGGCAACGAGAGCATCTGCCCGGTCATCATCCTCACCGCGTTCAGTCAACGCGAGCTGGTCACCAGGGCGAGCGAGGCCGGCGCCATGGCGTACCTCGTGAAGCCCTTCACCAAGGCCGACCTGGTGCCGGCGATCGAGATCGCGGTGTCGCGGTTCACCGAGCGCGCCCAGCTCGAGAGTGAGGTGTCCAGCCTCACCGAGCGCCTGGAGACCCGCAAGCTCGTCGAGCGGGCGAAGTCGATCCTGCAGCAGAAGTTCGGGCTGTCGGAGCCGGACGCGTTCCGCTGGATCCAGAAGACCGCCATGGACAAGCGGGTCGCGATGCGCCGGGTCGCTCAGCTCGTCGTCGACGAAGGTGACGGAACGGCAACGGACAGTGCCGAAACCGGGCCTTCGGACCCCTCGAGCCAGTAA
- the pyk gene encoding pyruvate kinase — MRRAKIVCTFGPATSTPERIRELVDAGLDVARLNLSHGTYAEHERIYRMIREAAEESGRGVGVLVDLQGPKIRLGKFAEGSANLVYGDRFTITTDECPGDASRASTTYEGLPGDVGVGDRILVDDGRLMLEAEEVTDTDVVTRVLIGGKVSDHKGLNLPGVGLSVPAMSEKDHEDLRWALHLRADMIALSFVRSARDVEDVRRVMAEEGVRLPVIAKIEKPQAVQNLEEIIDAFDAFMVARGDLGVEMPLEDVPLVQKRIVELARTNAKPVIVATQMLESMVNAARPTRAEASDVANAVLDGTDAVMLSGETSVGIYPIEAVRTMARIVETTEEHGLDRMAGIDWEPRTKGGVIAKAAAEVAERLGAKFLVAFTQSGDTARRLARYRSRVPLLAFTPEEIVRQQLALTWGVETFLVPTVSHTDEMVKQVDRALLAVGRCRRGDSVVIVAGSPPGLPGGTNALRVHRIGDAVAQAAPAYRV, encoded by the coding sequence GTGCGTCGCGCAAAGATTGTCTGTACCTTTGGTCCTGCTACCTCCACGCCGGAGCGGATTCGTGAGCTGGTCGACGCCGGCCTCGACGTCGCCCGGCTCAACCTGAGCCACGGCACCTATGCCGAGCACGAGCGGATCTATCGCATGATCCGCGAGGCGGCGGAGGAGTCCGGTCGTGGAGTCGGGGTCCTGGTCGACCTCCAGGGGCCCAAGATCCGCCTCGGGAAGTTCGCCGAGGGCTCGGCGAACCTCGTCTACGGTGACCGCTTCACGATCACCACCGACGAGTGCCCCGGCGACGCGTCCCGGGCCTCCACCACCTACGAGGGGCTGCCCGGCGACGTCGGTGTCGGCGACCGGATCCTGGTCGACGACGGCCGGCTCATGCTGGAGGCCGAGGAGGTCACCGACACCGACGTGGTGACCCGGGTGCTGATCGGCGGCAAGGTCTCCGACCACAAGGGGCTCAACCTCCCCGGCGTGGGACTGTCCGTCCCGGCCATGTCGGAGAAGGACCACGAGGACCTGCGGTGGGCGCTGCACCTGCGCGCCGACATGATCGCGCTGTCGTTCGTACGCTCTGCCCGCGACGTCGAGGACGTCCGCCGGGTCATGGCGGAGGAGGGCGTCCGGCTCCCGGTCATCGCCAAGATCGAGAAGCCGCAGGCGGTCCAGAACCTCGAGGAGATCATCGACGCGTTCGACGCCTTCATGGTGGCCCGCGGCGACCTCGGCGTGGAGATGCCGCTGGAGGACGTCCCGCTGGTCCAGAAGCGCATCGTCGAACTCGCCCGCACCAACGCCAAGCCGGTGATCGTGGCCACCCAGATGCTCGAGTCGATGGTCAACGCCGCCCGGCCGACCCGCGCGGAGGCCTCCGACGTCGCGAACGCCGTGCTGGACGGCACCGACGCGGTGATGCTGTCGGGGGAGACCAGCGTCGGCATCTATCCGATCGAGGCCGTACGCACCATGGCCCGCATCGTGGAGACCACCGAGGAACACGGCCTGGACCGGATGGCCGGTATCGACTGGGAGCCGCGCACCAAGGGCGGCGTGATCGCCAAGGCGGCCGCCGAGGTGGCCGAGCGGCTCGGCGCGAAGTTCCTGGTCGCGTTCACCCAGTCCGGAGACACCGCGCGCCGGCTGGCCCGCTACCGCTCCCGGGTGCCCCTGCTGGCGTTCACCCCGGAGGAGATCGTCCGGCAGCAGTTGGCCCTCACCTGGGGCGTGGAGACGTTCCTCGTGCCCACCGTGTCGCACACCGACGAGATGGTGAAGCAGGTCGACCGCGCACTGCTGGCGGTCGGACGCTGCCGGCGCGGTGACAGCGTGGTGATCGTGGCGGGCAGCCCGCCCGGGCTCCCCGGCGGGACCAACGCGCTGCGAGTGCACCGCATCGGCGACGCGGTTGCCCAGGCGGCACCGGCCTACCGGGTCTGA
- a CDS encoding ATP-binding cassette domain-containing protein — protein MRLLDVHARYSAGEDWVLRGVEAELRPGDTIVVTGRNGAGKSTLLRALAGLTPIGRGRVLDRPAVVGWLPDRFPTDQQFTAAGYLRAMGQVRGLARADADAVVARLAERLQLTAYLPVPLAELSQGTGRKVALVQALLTRPGLLILDEPWEGLDAPTQAELPALVGEVTEAGGICVVTDHRGRSADLGSARRWTVRDGRVEEQPLAELAPDSSAPQAPQDPQDPQDPTDPQGPWHVIEVVVRAHDPAGEVARLRAAGYDVRRVRSEA, from the coding sequence GTGCGACTGCTGGACGTGCACGCCCGATACTCGGCGGGGGAGGACTGGGTGTTGCGCGGTGTCGAGGCGGAGCTGCGGCCCGGCGACACGATCGTCGTCACCGGTCGGAACGGCGCCGGCAAGTCGACCCTGCTGCGCGCGCTTGCCGGCCTGACCCCGATCGGCCGCGGGCGGGTCCTCGACCGGCCCGCGGTGGTGGGCTGGCTGCCCGACCGGTTTCCCACCGACCAGCAATTCACCGCGGCCGGTTATCTCCGCGCGATGGGGCAGGTACGCGGACTGGCCCGCGCCGACGCCGACGCCGTGGTCGCCCGGCTCGCCGAACGCCTCCAGCTGACGGCGTACCTGCCCGTCCCGCTCGCCGAACTCTCCCAGGGCACCGGCCGCAAGGTCGCCCTGGTCCAGGCGCTGCTGACCCGGCCCGGACTGCTGATCCTGGACGAGCCGTGGGAGGGCCTGGACGCGCCGACCCAGGCCGAACTGCCCGCGCTCGTCGGCGAGGTGACCGAGGCCGGGGGGATCTGCGTGGTCACCGACCACCGCGGCCGGTCGGCCGACCTCGGCTCTGCCCGGCGGTGGACGGTACGCGACGGCCGGGTGGAGGAGCAGCCGCTCGCGGAGCTGGCGCCCGACTCATCGGCCCCGCAGGCCCCGCAGGACCCGCAGGACCCGCAGGACCCGACCGACCCGCAGGGGCCGTGGCACGTGATCGAGGTGGTCGTCCGGGCGCACGACCCGGCCGGCGAGGTGGCCCGGCTGCGCGCCGCCGGTTACGACGTACGCCGGGTGCGGAGCGAGGCATGA